The Bombina bombina isolate aBomBom1 chromosome 9, aBomBom1.pri, whole genome shotgun sequence sequence tcgaccaaagaatttgagtgcacgtgctcagcatcatatccagaggttgtctttgggaaatagatgtatgagtgttgccagcattgctgcagaggttgaaggggtggggggtcagtctgtcagtgctcagaccatacaccacacacagcatcaaattggtctgcatgactgttgtcccagaaggaagcctcttctaaagatgatgcataagaaagcccacaaacagtttgctgaagacaagcagactaaggacatggattaccggGACTATGTcctatggtccgatgagaccaagataaacttatttggttcagatggtgtcaagcgtttgtggcggcaaccaggtgaggagtacagtcaagcatggtggtgggagtgacatggtctgggcctgcatgagtgctgccggcactggggagctacagtttattgagggaaccataaatgccaacatgtactgtgacatactgaagcagagcataatcccctcccttcggagactgggccgcagggcagtattccaacaagataacaaccccaaacatacctccaagatgaACACTGCCTTAAAGAAGCTGAGGgtcaaggtgatggactggccaagcatgtctccagacctaaaccctattgagcatctgtggggcatcctcaaacggaaggtgggggagcacaaggtctctaacatccaccagctccgtgatgtcatcataaaGGAGTgggagaggactccagtggcaacctgtgaagcttttgtgaactccatgcccaagagggttaaggcagtgctggaaaataatggtggccacacaaaatattgacacgttgggcccaatttggacatttccatttaggaaagtagtcacttttgttgccaacggtttagacattaatggttgtgtgttgagttattttgaggggacagcaaatttacaccgttatacaggctgtacactcactactttacattgtagcaaagtgtcatttcttcagtgtagtcacatgaaaagatataataaaatatttacaaaaatgtgagggatgtactcacttttgtgagatactgtatatactagtggtaaagccagtgtacacgggccaaaatgtttaatgaaataaatatacctatcTATAATTAtattcatctatccctatccccctgtccctctgtccctatcactctttccctctgtccctatcccctgtCCCTCTCACTCTGTCTCACTCTGgctgtcttccagtacctataacccccttttttatttttttctgtagtgtagtggtcccaccagccCCCCCTCCCGCGATCATAGTCCCCCCTGCACCACCAAACCcattttctgaagtgtagctgccccatccctccttgTTCCTTTTAAACTCTTTTTCGCATAGGGCCCTCtcactcccttccctcccccctctgctgctgaGCCTCCCACCCGCCACCCACCCACACCTCCCACCGACACAAGCAGAAAATTGTTACAGAcggacacacacacagtgtcaccgtctgtaacaattagGCATCTGCCCTTATATGGAGCCGAAGCAcggatcgcgctccggctccatatgcggcagatgcctgaaacttcaggagctccagctctcggctgtaacataacagctgagagtgctggagcttcctgacagcgacggatgcgttacaaacgcgattatagtatagatagagagagagagagagagaataattcATTGTGTAGCCCATTAACAAATTTAGACAAGTcaggaggcttgcttttcccacagaaaacctctggatacattgtttccaatgcagcaaagaattctgggtaagacatgcaaattaggttcacaatgacatttttacttcagtctgcacAGTGTATAGTGGAGGAtttttaactgtgtatgtgtatatatatatatatatatatatatatatatatatatatatatatatatatatatatatatatatataccccatgcACTACACATGCTCATTGAGCACATTTTGTGTCATTAATGACTATTTCCATACTTGATGATAAATACATCATGCTTTCTGAGCAGACACAGTATTTGAATGAGGCTACAGTAAATGCTAACACCTATACAGTGCTGTTTCTTgacacatttttgctaatatatgtgcaTTCCGGAAATGTTTGTAGTCTAAACTGAACTGTACTATTGTACATTACAATTCTCAGTTTCATGCCCCTTCAAGAGACAAGTAGGGTATtagaaaaactttaataaaaatctaTGAATTACATTACCATTTGccattgttcttttaaatattgtaACATTTCATTCTACTTTCATTTTGTATTCATTATAATTTGCTTTTCTTCTGTCATTTTGCTTAATCCACAGAGAGATGGAAATGTTTCTGTCAATACTGTTGAAGATTCCAGAGTTAACACAAAATTTTTGAATGTTGTATATGATGCCTTAATAAATACAGTGAGTATTTTCAATCTAAAATGTTGACAATAAATTTGTTAATCcgtattgcagaaaaaaaaaattatatattcatTGACGGACATTTGTTGTAAACACCCAATCATAAAATCCTCTTCCTTTGTGACTGACCCAGTCTGTTACATATAGTTATTAGCTTTTTGTACATGTGTAGGATCTTTTAAGGAACACTCTAGTGTTAaaattttaacactagcaatgctgtaatgctatgtgtttaacccagcaaagggattaaacacatacttCAAGTCCCGCTCATGATCCAGCTGtaagactagcgctgctgattggatcagtggcaggttCCACTTGAGACAAGCAGTGCTCTGCAGGACTTTAGCCGTGttattaacccctttgcaggagttaaacacgtaggggcctatttactaatgtgcgagcggacatgatccgacattgcggatcatgtccgctgcacatcgataaatgccgacagcatacgctctcagcatttatcattgcaccagcagctccaatcggccgctagcagggggtgtcaatcaacccgatcggattaatttccggcgatgtctgtccgccgcctcagagcaggaagacaggttatggagcagcagtcttttttgaaggctcgccagaaacacaggcatcaagctccatacgaagcgtgataaatatgccccatagcattagagttaacattttattatctaacAGATTAGAACATATCTTTTTAATACTATAATGATTCATTCAACatttacaaaaagagagaagcgctcaaccagagaAAGAACAATAGCgtaattagcttgttctatggctagctaccaccccagaagcagcctctttttgcccagcatgtgcgcttcacagaaaataacttccctgtagtatatcattctgatcttCACTAAACAGTACAGTCtagctctgaaataccaggcaacccctctctgaacaagagactcAGCAAATCTTTCGGCCTagcgtgggcctcgtcagtgaggtgcagccatttccctctaggtttattgagcgcttctctgtttttgtgTATTCTTTAAACATTGCTTCTAAACTAATATTCATTGATACTTTTGTATGTGTgatataattttataaatgttttattattgtcatgtaaatgtcattttaaattttaGCTACTAAAATATTTGAAATTAGTCAGATTTGTGGAAATTATCATGCAgtaagattaatttaatttaattaatttcatgTGAGATGacatataaaagagagagagagaataaaagcagACAAGGGTGAGACATATAGGGGCcgagtttccgtgcgagccttcatgcttgccggaaacagcagttttctaaagaccactacttcataacttgtccgtctgctctgaggctgcggacatcaatccaccagatcctatacgatcgggctgattgacaccccctgctagcggccgattggctgtgaatctgcacggggcggcattgcacaagcagtttacaagaactgcttgtgcaatgataaatgccgacagcgtatgcgtatgtgcggcggacatgatacgctactttcataaatcggccccatagaatgcaAAGAGAAAAGGCTACAAGAACAAAAATATTTGACCACATTAAACAAAGTTTCATGACAGGTACTGGAAACCCCAAACATTTCttgcatgatttgaatagaacatacaattttaaacaactttccaatttacttttattagcaaatttgctttattctcttattatcctttgctgaaggaacatcaatagcattactggcagctagctgaacacatctaggtagccaatcacaagagacaaatatgtgcaggcaccaatcagcagctcgctcccactagtgtgggatatgtgtgtattctttttcaacaagggatatcaaaagaacaaagtacatttacaaatagaagggaattttaaagtgtcttaaaattacatgctctatctgaatcatgcaagtttaattttgactatcctatccctttaagtaattttatttatagtgGGATGAATTATTAAAGAAGGATATCAAAataacttgttttttttgtttttttttgcagtctCAAGATATCCAGAAAGCAGTACTTAAAGGAATTATCAACAGTCTATTAAGAGAATGGAAagggtaaatacatttttattattatagggccaaattacaaatGTCAAGCGCTAAAAAAATGTTCGCTCTCGTGCTGTGTTCAAAATTAGCACGTCTGGATTAGCATGCGTattagttgaaaataaaaagttttcacacGAGTAAAAGATTCAGGTGTGCTAGCTTCAGATGTTCGGATATTGTGACCTCACTAATTCctcctccccatagacttctatggaatGTGCTGAAGAAATTTGTATCAATTGCCCGCTAACCAgacactgtgctagatcaactgcCCTAAAGCCTAAGGTTTtgagaaatatttcacattcctatgttcttcacttagaagaaaattttaattttataaacaaaaaatgcatctataattattttattgtaatatatatctatatgaatatatacagatataggggTTGATTTACcatatgtcgggcagacatgacccactgaagttctggtgaactgcttgtgcaatgccgtccccttcagatttggggccaatcggccgatagcaggtggtgtcaatcaacccgatcgtatacgatcaggctgattgctgttcgctgcctcagatgcggcggaccagttaaggagtagcggtcttaagaaacagctgcattggggccaattgaccacttggtaaattggccccaatcggtagatatatattgtatatattttatataaagatatatatatatatatatatatatatatatatatatatatatatatatatatatatatatatatatataaaaagaacatatgcattttaagtatttctattgaaaacacattaaaacattggaattgaaaaaataatattgcatatttctatgtatttgactggaaaggcctccaatatatatatatattattaaacgcATTTATGTCAGATTATGCAATTAATCTGTGCTTTGGATATCTGAAAATTATATACAGTATTATTAGAAAATacaagcttgcattcgcattgttgacaacttgtaataccagcgcacattactcagtggagcgcaaatatcgctttcccaAAaggaatatttagcgctccacttgtaatcttgcctgaattgctttttactttaaatatattgcTTGCAGTATCTCCTAGCAGGAATTAGACTATGAACTGCTTGTTCTACAAAGTTATtatataaaggaacatgaaagcccAATTCAACTTGGATGATTCAGGCAGAGagtacagtttaaaaaaataaataaattacagtttAGTTCTGTCATAAATGTACGTACCtctttctctaggtatcctttggtatcctttgtagaactCCCAAAATCTGAATTTATTCTGTAATccaaactgtttaaagggacactgaacccaattttttttcttttgtgattcagatagaaccttcaattttaagcaactttctaatttactcctattatcaaattttcttcattctcttggtatgattatttgaaaagcaagaatgtaagtttaaatgccagcccatttttggtgaacaacctgggttgttaatgttgattagtggatacattcatccaccaataaacaattatGTCCAGGTttctaagcttagatgccttctttttcaaataaagatagcaagagaacgaagaaaaattgataataggagtaaattagaaagttacttaaaattgcacgctctatctgaatcataaaagaaaaaaattgggttcagtgtccctttcagtaatatttaaaaaaacaaaaaaaggatttaaaaaaaatcctattttcttctgttatgtgcgatcagtccacgggtcatcattacttctgggatataactcctccccaacaggaaatgcaagaggattcacccagcagagctgatatagctcctcccctctacgtcagtcccagtcattctcttgcacccaacgactagataggatgtgtgagaggactatggtgattatacttagtttttatgacttcaatcaaaagtttgttattttacaatagcaccggagcgtgttattacttctctggcagagtttgaagaagaatctaccagagttttttactatgattttaaccggagtagttaagatcatattgctgttctcggccatctgagggaggtaaaggcttcagatcaggggacagcgggcagatgaatctgcattgaggtatgtagcagtttttattttctgaatggaattgatgaaaaaatcctgctataccgttataatgacatgtatgtatacacttcagtattctgggaatggtttttcaccggaactactctgttaaaggtcactaatccttttaataaatattgtcatgttaaacgtttttgctggaatgtagaatcgtttacattgctgaggtactgagtaaataaatgtttgggcattattttccacttggcagttgtatgctttaaattgtgacagtttcgtttctcctcactgctgtgtgtgagagggaggggccgtttttggcgctcttttgctacgcatcaaaaaattccagtcagctactattatatttcctgcatgatccggttcactgacagatctcaggggtcttcaaacttctttgaagggaggtacattctctcagcagagctgtgagaatttttattgactgtgaataaaaacgttactctataattttttatgtcaaatttagttatttactaatgggaacaaacctttgctaaaagttgtgttattttaaacttgatgctataactgtttttcagttcattatctcaactgtcatttaatcgtttaagtacctctttgaggcacagtacgtttttgttaaaaaagattataaccaggttgcaagttattgctagtgtgttaaacatgtctgactcagagaatgatatctgtgtcatttgttccaatgccaaggtggagtccaatagaaatttatgtactaactgtattgatgctactttaaataaaagtcaatctgtacaatgtgaacaaatttcaccaaactgcgaggggagagttatgccgactaactcgcctcacgcggcagtacctgcatctcccgcccaggaggtgcgtgatattatggcgcctaatacatctgggcggccattacagataacattacatgatatggctactgttatgactgaagttttgtctaaattaccagaactaagaggcaagcgtgatcactctggggtgagaacagagtgcgctgacaatactagggccatgtctgatactgcgtcacagcttgcagagcatgaggacggagagcttcattctgtgggtgacggttctgatccaaacagattggattcagatatttcaaattttaaatttaagttggagaaCCTCcgggcattactaggggaggtcttagcggctctcaatgattgtaacaccattgcaataccagagaaaatgtgtaggttggataaatactttgcggtaccggcgagtactgacgtttttcctatacctaagagattaactgaaattgttactaaggagtgggatagacccggtgtgccgttctcaccccctccaatatttagaaagatgtttccaatagacgccactactcgggacttatggcaaacggtccctaaggtggagggagcagtttctactttagctaagcgtaccactatcccggtagaggatagctgtgctttttcagatccaatggataaaaaattagagggttaccttaagaaaatgtttgttcaacaaggttttatattgcaaccccttgcatgtatcgcgccgattacggctgcggcagcattttggattgagtctctggaagagaaccttagttcatctacgctagacgacattatggacagacttagagtccttaaactagccaattcattcatttcggaggccgtagtacatttaaccaaacttacggctaagaactctggattcgccatacaggcacgtagagcactgtggctaaaatcatggtcagctgatgttacttctaagtctaaattacttaatatacctttcaaagggcagtctttatttgggcccgggttgaaagaaattatcgctgacattacaggaggtaagggccacgccctacctcaagacaaagccaaagctaaggctagacagtctaattttcgtccctttcggaatttcaaacctggagcagcgtcaacctcctttgctccaaaacaggaaggagctgctgctcgttacaggcaaggctggaaacctaaccagtcctggaataagggcaaacaggccaggaaacctgctgctgccccaaagacagcatgaaccgagagcccccgatccgggaccggatctagtggggggcagactttctctcttcgctcaggcctgggcaagagatgttcaggatccctgggcgctggagatcatatctcagggataccttctagatttcaaattatctcccccaaaagggagatttcatctgtcaagg is a genomic window containing:
- the LOC128640027 gene encoding uncharacterized protein LOC128640027 yields the protein MPTNSPHAAVPASPAQEVRDIMAPNTSGRPLQITLHDMATVMTEVLSKLPELRGKRDHSGVRTECADNTRAMSDTASQLAEHEDGELHSVGDGSDPNRLDSDISNFKFKLENLRALLGEVLAALNDCNTIAIPEKMCRLDKYFAVPASTDVFPIPKRLTEIVTKEWDRPGVPFSPPPIFRKMFPIDATTRDLWQTVPKVEGAVSTLAKRTTIPVEDSCAFSDPMDKKLEGYLKKMFVQQGFILQPLACIAPITAAAAFWIESLEENLSSSTLDDIMDRLRVLKLANSFISEAVVHLTKLTAKNSGFAIQARRALWLKSWSADVTSKSKLLNIPFKGQSLFGPGLKEIIADITGGKGHALPQDKAKAKARQSNFRPFRNFKPGAASTSFAPKQEGAAARYRQGWKPNQSWNKGKQARKPAAAPKTA